A DNA window from Brassica napus cultivar Da-Ae chromosome C1, Da-Ae, whole genome shotgun sequence contains the following coding sequences:
- the LOC106378742 gene encoding uncharacterized protein LOC106378742, translating into MIDYYQPVEINIVSAQDLDSINNLFRPTVYVSVSVTRGSRDKQVTPAAVCEKKLLRWNHRMKFYIEDDKIQRNESVFVFQIKVKKFYGSTEVVGKLFVPLKQLIHLNEEKTITEHTKIDYQVITESGKPKGCICLGFSFGSVFKGQISGCDSDSNVGVCEDCRLGAWGIIKDVPSAPCEDDIYA; encoded by the coding sequence ATGATCGATTACTACCAACCAGTAGAGATTAACATAGTCTCGGCTCAAGATCTCGACTCCATAAACAATTTGTTTAGACCAACAGTCTATGTTTCCGTCTCGGTAACACGTGGTTCACGTGACAAGCAAGTCACACCAGCTGCTGTTTGCGAGAAGAAACTCTTACGATGGAACCATCGTATGAAATTTTATATAGAAGACGACAAGATTCAAAGGAATGAGTCAGTGTTTGTGTTTCAAATCAAGGTTAAGAAGTTTTACGGGTCTACAGAAGTTGTTGGAAAACTTTTCGTACCGTTAAAGCAATTGATTCACTTGAATGAAGAGAAGACTATAACTGAGCATACCAAAATCGATTATCAGGTGATTACTGAGTCTGGAAAACCAAAGGGTTGtatatgtttagggtttagttttggGAGTGTTTTTAAGGGACAAATTAGCGGTTGTGACTCGGATAGTAATGTTGGGGTTTGTGAGGATTGTAGATTAGGAGCTTGGGGAATTATTAAAGATGTGCCATCTGCTCCTTGTGAAGACGATATCTATGCTTga
- the LOC125580956 gene encoding protein RALF-like 22, with product MNSRAIYSVIALLAIVISSVDASGFSFGHSLDFVRTGSSSLFSGCEGSIAECIAEEEEMEFDSDISRRILAQKKYVSYGAMRKNSVPCSRRGASYYNCQRGAQANPYRRGCSTITRCRR from the coding sequence atgaactctCGCGCCATCTACTCCGTCATCGCGCTCCTCGCCATTGTAATCTCATCCGTCGACGCAAGCGGCTTCAGTTTCGGACACTCGCTTGATTTCGTACGGACCGGATCCTCTTCGCTCTTCTCTGGATGCGAAGGATCGATCGCTGAGTGCATCGCCGAGGAAGAGGAAATGGAGTTCGATTCGGATATCAGCAGGCGCATTTTAGCGCAGAAGAAGTACGTTAGCTACGGTGCGATGAGGAAGAACAGTGTGCCTTGCTCACGCCGCGGAGCTTCGTATTACAACTGCCAGCGTGGCGCTCAGGCGAATCCTTACCGCCGTGGATGCAGCACCATCACGAGATGCAGGCGTTGA
- the LOC125574798 gene encoding REF/SRPP-like protein At3g05500 has translation MAQTDLNQPKLDMTKEEKERLKYLEFVQAAAVEAVLRFALIYAKAKDKSGPLKPGVESVEGAVKTVVGPVYQKYHDVPVEVLKYMDQKVDMSVNELDRRVPPVVKQVSAHAISAAQIAPVVARAFASEVRRAGVVETASGMAKSVYTKYEPAAKELYASYEPKAEQCAVSAWKKLNQLPLFPRLAQVAVPTAAFCSEKYNDTVVKAAEKGYRVSSYMPLVPTERISKIFSEEKAETAKPVEFHPLD, from the exons ATGGCTCAAACCGATCTCAATCAGCCGAAACTCGATATG ACTAAGGAGGAGAAGGAGAGGTTGAAGTATTTGGAGTTTGTGCAAGCCGCTGCTGTTGAAGCAGTGCTTCGCTTTGCTCTCATTTACGCCAAGGCTAAGGACAAGTCTGGTCCTTTGAAGCCAGGTGTTGAATCCGTCGAAGGTGCTGTCAAGACTGTTGTCGGTCCTGTCTACCAGAAGTACCACGACGTACCCGTTGAGGTTCTCAAATACATGGACCAGAAG GTTGACATGTCTGTGAATGAACTTGACCGCCGCGTCCCACCAGTGGTCAAGCAAGTCTCTGCCCACGCCATCTCAGCTGCTCAGATCGCACCCGTCGTGGCACGTGCCTTCGCCTCCGAGGTTCGACGTGCTGGAGTTGTGGAAACCGCCTCCGGGATGGCTAAATCCGTCTACACCAAGTACGAGCCTGCGGCTAAGGAGCTGTACGCGAGCTACGAGCCGAAGGCAGAGCAGTGCGCAGTTTCGGCTTGGAAGAAGCTGAACCAGCTCCCTCTGTTCCCGAGGCTGGCTCAAGTCGCTGTGCCGACGGCCGCTTTCTGCTCTGAGAAGTATAATGATACGGTGGTGAAGGCTGCGGAGAAAGGGTACAGGGTGTCGTCGTACATGCCTTTGGTTCCAACAGAGAGGATCTCGAAGATTTTCTCCGAGGAGAAGGCTGAGACGGCCAAGCCTGTGGAGTTTCATCCACTTGATTGA
- the LOC106382216 gene encoding F-actin-capping protein subunit alpha, translated as MADEEDELPETELSYDQKKEIAKWFLLNAPAGEINYVAKDLKAVLSDEEVYNEAAMEAFPVYNKSHMICLEMPNRAGDVIVSSYSEITENEYLDPRTAQVAIVDHVKQICTKVRPADDEELASSYIEEFRCALDAEIQRYVSESYPKGVSVVNCVKGKDADGPGTNFEFVVIITARKLSPQNFCNGSWRSVWNIDFQDESQVLDIKGKLQVGAHYFEEGNVELDAKKEFQDSTIFQSADDCAIAIANIIRHHETEYLAALEVAYSKLPDNTFKDLRRKLPVTRTLFPWQNTLQFSLTREVEKELGLGK; from the exons ATGGCGGACGAAGAAGACGAGTTACCGGAGACGGAACTAAGCTACGATCAGAAGAAGGAAATCGCAAAATGGTTTCTCCTCAACGCTCCAGCTGGCGAAATCAATTACGTCGCCAAAG ATTTAAAGGCGGTTTTGAGCGATGAAGAAGTCTACAACGAGGCAGCCATGGAGGCGTTTCCAGTGTACAATAAGTCTCATATGATCTGCCTTGAAATGCCTAATAGGGCAGGTGAT GTGATTGTTTCATCTTACAGTGAAATTACTGAGAATGAGTACCTTGATCCAAGAACTGCTCAGGTTGCCATTGTTGATCACGTTAAACAG ATTTGTACGAAAGTACGACCTGCTGACGATGAAGAACTTGCATCTTCGTATATTGAGGAATTCAG ATGTGCTCTTGACGCTGAAATTCAGAGATACGTTAGTGAATCTTACCCGAAAGGTGTGTCTGTCGTTAACTGTGTGAAAGGGAAAGATGCTGATGGTCCAGGGACGAACTTTGAGTTCGTCGTTATAATTACTGCTAGGAAGCTCAGTCCCCAAAACTTTTG TAATGGAAGTTGGAGATCTGTATGGAACATTGATTTTCAAGATGAATCTCAGGTGCTTGACATAAAAGGGAAATTGCAG GTAGGAGCCCATTATTTCGAAGAGGGAAATGTTGAGTTAGATGCAAAGAAGGAGTTCCAAGATTCGACAATATTTCAG TCTGCGGATGACTGCGCGATTGCCATAGCCAATATCATCAGGCACCATGAGACAGAGTACCTAGCTGCTCTAGAG GTGGCGTATTCTAAACTACCGGATAACACTTTCAAG GATCTGAGGAGGAAACTACCAGTGACAAGAACTCTGTTCCCATGGCAGAACACTTTACAGTTCAGCCTAACCAGAGAGGTAGAGAAAGAACTTGGACTTGGCAAGTGA
- the LOC106382218 gene encoding sm-like protein LSM4, whose product MLVELKNGETYNGHLVNCDTWMNIHLREVICTSKDGDRFWRMPECYIRGNTIKYLRVPDEVIDKVQEEKTRTGIVFLYLYN is encoded by the exons AT GCTTGTGGAGCTGAAGAATGGGGAGACGTATAATGGGCACTTGGTGAATTGTGATACTTGGATGAATATTCATCTCCGTGAAGTCATCTGTACTTCAAAG GATGGAGATAGGTTTTGGCGAATGCCTGAATGCTATATCCGTGGCAACACTATCAAGTACCTCCGTGTTCCAGATGAG GTGATTGATAAAGTACAGGAAGAGAAGACCCGCACTGGTATAGTTTTCTTATATCTTTATAATTAA
- the LOC125579743 gene encoding 26S proteasome regulatory subunit 6A homolog: MATPMVEDTSSFEEDQLASMSTEDIVRATRLLENEIRILKEDAQRTNLECDSYKEKIKENQEKIKLNKQLPYLVGNIVEILEMNPEDDAEEDGANIDLDSQRKGKCVVLKTSTRQTIFLPVVGLVDPDSLKPGDLVGVNKDSYLILDTLPSEYDSRVKAMEVDEKPTEDYNDIGGLEKQIQELVEAIVLPMTHKERFEKLGVRPPKGVLLYGPPGTGKTLMARACAAQTNATFLKLAGPQLVQMFIGDGAKLVRDAFQLAKEKAPCIIFIDEIDAIGTKRFDSEVSGDREVQRTMLELLNQLDGFSSDERIKVIAATNRADILDPALMRSGRLDRKIEFPHPTEEARARILQIHSRKMNVHPDVNFEELARSTDDFNGAQLKAVCVEAGMLALRRDATEVNHEDFNEGIIQVQAKKKASLNYYA; encoded by the exons ATGGCAACTCCGATGGTAGAAGACACGTCAAGCTTCGAAGAGGATCAGCTCGCTTCCATGTCCACCGAAGATATCGTCAGAGCTACTCGCCTCCTCGAGAACGAGATTCGAATCCTCAAG GAAGACGCACAAAGAACAAATCTTGAATGcgattcttacaaggagaagaTTAAAGAGAATCAGGAGAAGATTAAACTCAACAAGCAGCTTCCTTACTTGGTTGGCAACATTGTTGAGATATTGGAGATGAATCCGGAAGATGATGCTGAAGAAGACGGTGCTAATATTGATCTTGACTCTCAACGGAAAGGAAAGTGTGTTGTCTTGAAAACCTCTACACGACAG ACTATCTTTCTACCAGTTGTTGGTCTTGTGGACCCCGATAGCTTGAAGCCTGGGGACTTGGTTGGGGTAAATAAAGACAGTTATCTCATTTTGGATACCTTGCCATCAGAGTATGACTCAAGAGTTAAAGCGATGGAGGTTGATGAGAAACCTACCGAAGATTACAATGACATTGGAGGACTGGAGAAGCAG ATCCAAGAGCTTGTAGAAGCAATTGTGCTTCCCATGACGCACAAGGAGCGTTTCGAGAAGCTTGGTGTTCGTCCACCGAAGGGAGTGCTCTTGTATGGTCCTCCAGGGACTGGTAAAACTCTAATGGCTCGTGCCTGTGCAGCACAGACCAATGCCACCTTCCTAAAATTGGCAGGTCCTCAGTTGGTCCAG ATGTTTATTGGAGACGGAGCAAAACTTGTTCGTGATGCCTTTCAACTAGCAAAAGAGAAAGCTCCGTGTATCATCTTTATAGATGAGATCGATGCAATTGGTACAAAGCGTTTTGACAG TGAAGTAAGCGGAGACAGGGAAGTGCAGAGGACTATGTTGGAGCTGCTCAATCAGCTTGATGGATTCAGTAGCGATGAGCGTATTAAG GTGATTGCTGCCACTAACCGAGCAGATATTCTGGACCCGGCACTTATGCGTTCTGGTCGACTAGACAGGAAGATTGAGTTCCCACATCCAACAGAAGAAGCAAGAGCCAGAATCTTACAG ATTCACTCGAGGAAGATGAATGTCCACCCAGACGTCAACTTTGAGGAGCTTGCGAGATCAACAGATGATTTCAATGGTGCTCAACTGAAAGCAGTATGTGTAGAGGCTGGTATGTTAGCTCTTCGTCGTGATGCCACAGAG GTGAACCATGAGGACTTCAATGAAGGTATCATCCAAGTCCAGGCCAAGAAGAAAGCAAGCTTGAACTACTACGCCTAA